One genomic window of Halictus rubicundus isolate RS-2024b chromosome 12, iyHalRubi1_principal, whole genome shotgun sequence includes the following:
- the LOC143359449 gene encoding uncharacterized protein LOC143359449 isoform X1 has translation MRNIINLVILLCYFRRSVTASICYSDYCHYTTDFTLIPGFQCLLTRVEHGEECDNLTFETSHKEGTNKDFNRVSLRAYENNLTQKVTAFNLSVTDANFHGLITRYQNLNHSNESACRHVKFYGNETHPSPKELYVSCPFHDETYELTSYKLDILLTGETYNYSKMYIFNVPRHRFIEEDVGVQYYTPFIYVDVSNKPRFLLHIQPLPESYNVSEYRVWLMNATDAVETRHFSTTSNEELLYDFTGRTGDFHFKVSAIHSDCGKYGCVNSTTPYITVPEEVSRRRLIIMIISTVWIPPVILYVLYHLYKRCRREALKRRRKPTCLLIYSPTRLTHINAMNELAKYLRNSNVTVIDTLDVNDATGNPERDFAFTQDPKECCGAAFRSADVVLVAASPPPKKPTVSFIYRDNDNHLLKLVKENQARKEKRCYIVQLPYCKPEDVPEETRHLRRFSLPKELPNLVKVIHKIDCVGCVYVSDKEFLDSVKLAKLEMLGEDSNSRDARETENLLRPESERAPDKQSPVSTKANDVLSQTFATNIDELNLLGETETDTETTFARRSSIGETGAFRVDELKL, from the exons ATGCGGAACATCATCAACTTGGTGATACTTCTTTGTTACTTTCGCAGAAGCGTTACAGCTTCCATTTGTTATTCCGACTACTGTCATTACACG acGGACTTTACTCTGATACCTGGATTTCAGTGTCTATTAACAAGGGTCGAACATGGTGAAG AATGTGATAATCTTACATTTGAAACATCTCATAAAGAAGGTACAAACAAGGATTTCAACAGAGTGAGTCTTCGTGCTTACGAGAACAATCTCACCCAGAAAGTAACTGCGTTTAACTTGAGCGTGACCGACGCGAATTTTCATG GACTGATTACGCGCTACCAGAATTTAAATCATTCGAATGAGTCAGCGTGTAGACATGTAAAATTCTATGGAAATGAGACGCATCCCTCGCCGAAAGAACTATACGTTTCATGCCCGTTCCATGACGAAACTTATGAGTTAACCTCTTATAAGTTAGATATCCTGCTAACTGGCGAAACGTACAATTACagcaaaatgtatatttttaatgtacCCCGGCACAGATTCATTG AAGAAGATGTGGGCGTGCAATATTACACACCGTTCATCTACGTCGACGTGTCGAACAAGCCACGTTTCTTGCTGCACATCCAGCCTCTGCCAGAATCGTACAACGTGTCAGAGTACAGGGTTTGGTTGATGAACGCGACGGATGCCGTGGAGACGAGACACTTCTCGACTACGAGCAACGAAGAGTTGTTGTACGACTTCACCGGTCGCACTGGAGACTTCCACTTCAAAGTCTCCGCCATACATTCCGATTGCGGGAAATATGGCTGCGTGAACAGTACCACGCCATACATTACTGTGC CAGAAGAAGTATCCCGTCGTCGCCTCATTATCATGATCATCAGTACAGTTTGGATACCACCGGTGATACTATATGTTCTCTATCATCTGTACAAGCGGTGTAGAAGGG AGGCCCTGAAGCGAAGACGAAAGCCAACCTGTCTGCTGATCTACTCGCCAACACGACTGACTCACATTAACGCGATGAACGAGCTAGCTAAATACCTGAGGAATTCGAATGTGACTGTGATAGACACACTCGACGTCAACGACGCCACAGGAAAT cCCGAACGAGATTTTGCATTCACGCAGGATCCAAAGGAATGTTGCGGAGCCGCTTTTCGAAGCGCGGACGTTGTCCTGGTCGCTGCTTCCCCGCCGCCTAAGAAGCCCACCGTGTCGTTCATTTACCGCGACAACGATAATCACCTGTTAAAGTTGGTTAAGGAGAACCAGGCGCGAAAAGAGAAACGGTGCTACATCGTGCAGTTGCCATACTGCAAGCCGGAAGACGTGCCCGAGGAAACGCGACATCTCAGAAGATTCTCCTTACCGAAAGAGCTGCCGAACCTTGTCAAAGTGATCCACAAGATAGATTGCGTAGGCTGCGTTTACGTGTCCGACAAAGAGTTCTTAGATAGCGTCAAGTTAGCGAAATTGGAGATGCTCGGGGAGGACAGCAACTCTAGAGACGCACGAGAGACCG AGAATTTGTTGAGGCCGGAATCCGAGCGAGCGCCGGACAAACAGAGTCCCGTGTCGACGAAGGCCAACGACGTACTGTCTCAAACGTTCGCGACCAATATCGACGAACTGAATTTGCTCGGGGAGACCGAAACGGACACGGAAACAACGTTCGCTCGCAGATCTTCGATCGGCGAAACCGGCGCGTTTCGCGTCGACGAATTGAAATTGTGA
- the LOC143359449 gene encoding uncharacterized protein LOC143359449 isoform X2: MRNIINLVILLCYFRRSVTASICYSDYCHYTTDFTLIPGFQCLLTRVEHGEECDNLTFETSHKEGTNKDFNRVSLRAYENNLTQKVTAFNLSVTDANFHGLITRYQNLNHSNESACRHVKFYGNETHPSPKELYVSCPFHDETYELTSYKLDILLTGETYNYSKMYIFNVPRHRFIEEDVGVQYYTPFIYVDVSNKPRFLLHIQPLPESYNVSEYRVWLMNATDAVETRHFSTTSNEELLYDFTGRTGDFHFKVSAIHSDCGKYGCVNSTTPYITVQEVSRRRLIIMIISTVWIPPVILYVLYHLYKRCRREALKRRRKPTCLLIYSPTRLTHINAMNELAKYLRNSNVTVIDTLDVNDATGNPERDFAFTQDPKECCGAAFRSADVVLVAASPPPKKPTVSFIYRDNDNHLLKLVKENQARKEKRCYIVQLPYCKPEDVPEETRHLRRFSLPKELPNLVKVIHKIDCVGCVYVSDKEFLDSVKLAKLEMLGEDSNSRDARETENLLRPESERAPDKQSPVSTKANDVLSQTFATNIDELNLLGETETDTETTFARRSSIGETGAFRVDELKL; this comes from the exons ATGCGGAACATCATCAACTTGGTGATACTTCTTTGTTACTTTCGCAGAAGCGTTACAGCTTCCATTTGTTATTCCGACTACTGTCATTACACG acGGACTTTACTCTGATACCTGGATTTCAGTGTCTATTAACAAGGGTCGAACATGGTGAAG AATGTGATAATCTTACATTTGAAACATCTCATAAAGAAGGTACAAACAAGGATTTCAACAGAGTGAGTCTTCGTGCTTACGAGAACAATCTCACCCAGAAAGTAACTGCGTTTAACTTGAGCGTGACCGACGCGAATTTTCATG GACTGATTACGCGCTACCAGAATTTAAATCATTCGAATGAGTCAGCGTGTAGACATGTAAAATTCTATGGAAATGAGACGCATCCCTCGCCGAAAGAACTATACGTTTCATGCCCGTTCCATGACGAAACTTATGAGTTAACCTCTTATAAGTTAGATATCCTGCTAACTGGCGAAACGTACAATTACagcaaaatgtatatttttaatgtacCCCGGCACAGATTCATTG AAGAAGATGTGGGCGTGCAATATTACACACCGTTCATCTACGTCGACGTGTCGAACAAGCCACGTTTCTTGCTGCACATCCAGCCTCTGCCAGAATCGTACAACGTGTCAGAGTACAGGGTTTGGTTGATGAACGCGACGGATGCCGTGGAGACGAGACACTTCTCGACTACGAGCAACGAAGAGTTGTTGTACGACTTCACCGGTCGCACTGGAGACTTCCACTTCAAAGTCTCCGCCATACATTCCGATTGCGGGAAATATGGCTGCGTGAACAGTACCACGCCATACATTACTGTGC AAGAAGTATCCCGTCGTCGCCTCATTATCATGATCATCAGTACAGTTTGGATACCACCGGTGATACTATATGTTCTCTATCATCTGTACAAGCGGTGTAGAAGGG AGGCCCTGAAGCGAAGACGAAAGCCAACCTGTCTGCTGATCTACTCGCCAACACGACTGACTCACATTAACGCGATGAACGAGCTAGCTAAATACCTGAGGAATTCGAATGTGACTGTGATAGACACACTCGACGTCAACGACGCCACAGGAAAT cCCGAACGAGATTTTGCATTCACGCAGGATCCAAAGGAATGTTGCGGAGCCGCTTTTCGAAGCGCGGACGTTGTCCTGGTCGCTGCTTCCCCGCCGCCTAAGAAGCCCACCGTGTCGTTCATTTACCGCGACAACGATAATCACCTGTTAAAGTTGGTTAAGGAGAACCAGGCGCGAAAAGAGAAACGGTGCTACATCGTGCAGTTGCCATACTGCAAGCCGGAAGACGTGCCCGAGGAAACGCGACATCTCAGAAGATTCTCCTTACCGAAAGAGCTGCCGAACCTTGTCAAAGTGATCCACAAGATAGATTGCGTAGGCTGCGTTTACGTGTCCGACAAAGAGTTCTTAGATAGCGTCAAGTTAGCGAAATTGGAGATGCTCGGGGAGGACAGCAACTCTAGAGACGCACGAGAGACCG AGAATTTGTTGAGGCCGGAATCCGAGCGAGCGCCGGACAAACAGAGTCCCGTGTCGACGAAGGCCAACGACGTACTGTCTCAAACGTTCGCGACCAATATCGACGAACTGAATTTGCTCGGGGAGACCGAAACGGACACGGAAACAACGTTCGCTCGCAGATCTTCGATCGGCGAAACCGGCGCGTTTCGCGTCGACGAATTGAAATTGTGA
- the Ret gene encoding protein kinase receptor Ret oncogene: MTALLLLLMMLLLPSRTPASELYFSQSHLTVRVPYSPAGQIKLLGLRTLRNDSTEPRNVKYSVTSPREGDVASIDPESDVLLLRPPTQSSNRDQFKRDTITVVVLAEEKAASNQAFLEIKVQPILVDQKGVNCSEYIEDMCFWNASIYRIYENQPSTMIGTFGPALYGELCPNFRVTGYKLLNGTEYFYSVNETLFANASLDRDALGPRPLGPGPKINLQVQCIVWEEVTGRQYAPIKILKVDILDQDDNAPVAQGNDSLTIKLGDFTVGDKLVDENSLILTDADEVTSNRYSVRILGDTHHALNVTFDAAPIELPGGVPYTAIFTGISAKTTLLPKSPYRVTLQVQDITLLSGSDDSTLNITLTFHGPEHLPSTTTLSPVSFKQQFSYPSSARVARIAPRYSRVARPSSEPHSSVSFSIYGSSAFAVTQKGGIVYVADEQLLKTEPENVTLKIKWNGKDRVASSSRMIRVSLVSVSAPKLDRCNRSNRNEQLSSCAIAEKVETCESSCGVASGVLSNDTFSGQCVWRNNNASGISEHYQTCSPDLSYCPDNRCDELEEMDARICPQDCVYEAHWAVLNSDDRGIKKGAGTCACDVDVAKCTCNVDKHPLRPDNPDKQGKDSRNGKSKNREDPREDSRENEIVVTGARKASSGPCGPFCMVGAIGGSFFVLVAIVGSFVTSRYRMAAKGDRRDSKRRTGNGDATAIGILPSDYIDRGDGLLIGLDTFTAANRHLLFSKSCPTDPKWEFPRSRLSIEQVLGEGEFGRVLRAKAIDIGGSSGPTTVAVKTLKENACASELADLLSEYQLLKEVHHPNVIRLLGACTTPGAPVYLIIEFAEFGSLRNYLRRSRHLDSGGRNACEETPSANVNSNEDVNVTSTYTVTSRDILSFAWQISKGMAYLSEIKLVHRDLAARNVLLATGKVCKISDFGLTRDVYEDDAYLKRSKGRVPVKWMAPESLADHVYTSKSDVWSFGVLLWELITLGASPYPGVDVHNLYNLLKAGYRMERPANCSQQLYKLMVSCWHLEPGSRPSFKELTIHWERMLEDSVDYLDLNPRTVQNRSYFASLHALDSPSSSGNDEADDPTEETNTFGNSVVNYLEKPSFDKVTKCDKIDKLHTLWQEPIASFPDAIEGIKPSYVNDQRTNLLDNHYESPIKFARNASVTSDSENDLATPTSERPQSYIDMEGKKFLESENLLVPTAVNDRKSKGKEN; this comes from the exons AATTGTATTTCTCGCAATCGCATCTGACGGTGAGGGTGCCCTATTCGCCCGCGGGGCAGATCAAGCTGCTCGGGCTGAGGACGTTGAGGAACGATTCGACGGAGCCGAGGAACGTTAAATATAGCGTGACATCGCCTCGCGAAGGTGACGTCGCCTCCATAGATCCTGAGAGCGACGTTCTTCTGTTGCGTCCGCCGACGCAATCGTCGAATCGAG ACCAGTTCAAACGAGATACGATCACCGTCGTGGTCCTGGCGGAGGAGAAGGCGGCCAGCAACCAGGCCTTCCTCGAGATCAAGGTCCAACCGATTCTGGTGGATCAGAAGGGAGTCAATTGCTCGGAATACATCGAG GACATGTGCTTCTGGAACGCGTCGATCTACAGGATCTACGAGAACCAACCGAGCACTATGATCGGCACCTTCGGACCCGCTCTTTACGGGGAACTGTGCCCCAACTTCCGGGTCACCGGCTACAAGCTGCTAAATG GCACCGAGTACTTTTACTCGGTGAACGAGACGCTGTTCGCGAACGCTTCGTTGGACAGGGACGCTCTGGGACCGCGGCCCTTGGGCCCGGGCCCGAAGATCAATTTGCAAGTGCAGTGCATCGTTTGGGAGGAGGTCACCGGAAGACAGTACGCGCCGATCAAGATCCTGAAGGTGGACATCCTCGACCAGGACGATAACGCTCCGGTCGCGCAAGGAAACGATTCCTTAACGATCAAGCTCGGCGACTTCACCGTG GGCGACAAGCTGGTGGACGAGAACAGTTTGATACTGACGGACGCGGACGAGGTGACAAGCAACCGGTACTCCGTTCGCATACTCGGCGACACTCATCATGCTCTGAACGTCACCTTCGACGCTGCGCCGATCGAGCTTCCTGGAGGCGTTCCATACACCGCGATATTCACCG GGATATCCGCGAAGACGACGCTGCTGCCGAAATCGCCGTATCGCGTGACGCTTCAAGTGCAGGACATCACTCTTCTTTCGGGATCGGACGACAGCACG TTGAACATCACGCTGACCTTCCACGGACCGGAACACCTGCCCAGCACGACAACCCTGTCCCCGGTGTCGTTCAAGCAACAGTTCTCGTACCCTTCGAGCGCAAGGGTGGCTAGAATCGCGCCTCGTTACTCAAGAGTCGCGAGACCCTCGAGCGAGCCGCACTCCTCGGTCAGCTTCAGCATCTACGGGTCGTCCGCGTTTGCTGTCACACAGAAGGGAGGCATCGTGTACGTGGCCGACGAACAACTTCTCAAAACCGAGCCCGAGAACGTCAC GCTGAAGATCAAGTGGAACGGGAAGGATCGGGTCGCGTCCTCCTCGAGGATGATTCGGGTCAGTTTAGTGTCGGTGTCTGCGCCGAAACTGGACAGGTGTAATCGCAGCAATCGGAACGAACAATTGAGCTCTTGCGCGATCGCGGAGAAGGTGGAAACGTGCGAGTCGAGTTGCGGCGTGGCTAGCGGAGTGCTCAG CAATGACACGTTCTCGGGACAATGCGTGTGGCGCAACAACAACGCTTCCGGAATTTCGGAACACTACCAGACCTGTTCCCCGGACCTGTCCTACTGTCCCGACAACCGATGCGACGAACTCGAAGAGATGGACGCTCGCATCTGCCCGCAGGATTGCGTTTACGAGGCGCATTGGGCCGTTTTGAACAGCGACGATCGCGGAATCAAGAAAGGGGCGGGCACTTGCGCCTGCGACGTCGACGTTGCCAAGTGCACCTGCAACGTCGACAAACACCCCCTGCGACCCGATAATCCCGACAAGCAGGGCAAAGATTCGAGAAATGGGAAATCGAAAAATAGGGAGGACCCTCGAGAGGACAGCCGGGAGAACGAGATCGTCGTCACCGGGGCTCGGAAAG CGTCCAGCGGTCCGTGCGGCCCTTTCTGCATGGTCGGAGCGATCGGTGGCAGTTTCTTCGTGTTGGTAGCGATCGTCGGCTCGTTCGTCACCTCGAGATACAG GATGGCCGCAAAGGGAGACCGCCGAGACAGCAAACGTAGAACAGGAAATGGCGACGCTACCGCGATCGGTATACTGCCATCCGACTACATAGATAGAGGCGACGGGCTGCTGATCGGATTGGACACGTTCACAGCGGCGAATCGTCATCTCCTCTTTTCGAAAAGCTGCCCG ACGGATCCGAAGTGGGAGTTTCCGAGATCGCGATTGAGCATCGAGCAGGTCCTGGGCGAGGGCGAGTTTGGTCGGGTTTTGCGGGCGAAAGCGATCGACATCGGAGGCTCTTCGGGTCCGACGACCGTCGCGGTGAAGACGTTGAAGGAGAACGCGTGCGCCTCTGAACTGGCGGACCTGCTGTCCGAGTACCAGCTGTTGAAGGAGGTCCATCATCCGAACGTGATCAGATTATTAGGCGCGTGCACAACGCCCGGCGCCCCTGTCTACCTGATCATCGAGTTCGCGGAGTTCGGCTCTTTGCG GAACTACTTGAGACGCAGCCGACATTTGGATTCCGGGGGCAGGAACGCCTGCGAAGAAACGCCATCCGCCAACGTGAACAGCAACGAGGACGTCAATGTGACATCCACTTACACCGTGACGTCTCGCGACATACTCTCGTTCGCCTGGCAGATCAGCAAAGGGATGGCCTACCTGTCCGAGATCAAG CTGGTTCACAGAGACCTGGCCGCCAGGAACGTGTTGCTCGCGACCGGGAAGGTCTGCAAGATCTCGGACTTCGGGCTGACCCGGGACGTGTACGAGGACGACGCGTACCTGAAACGCAGCAAGGGGCGAG TTCCCGTGAAATGGATGGCGCCCGAATCCCTCGCTGATCATGTGTACACCAGCAAGTCGGATGTTTGGAGCTTCGGTGTCCTCCTCTGGGAGTTGATCACTCTAGGCGCTTCTCCGTATCCCGGAGTCGACGTGCACAATCTCTACAACCTACTGAAAGCCGGCTACCGCATGGAGAGGCCGGCCAACTGCTCGCAGCAACT GTACAAACTGATGGTGTCGTGCTGGCACCTGGAGCCTGGGTCTAGGCCGTCCTTCAAGGAGCTGACCATTCACTGGGAAAGGATGCTGGAGGACAGCGTCGACTACTTGGACCTGAACCCCAGAACGGTGCAGAACAGGTCTTACTTCGCGTCCCTTCACGCGTTGGACAGTCCGAGCA GTTCCGGCAACGACGAAGCCGACGACCCAACCGAAGAGACGAACACCTTCGGCAACAGCGTGGTCAACTACCTGGAGAAACCGTCTTTCGACAAGGTGACCAAGTGCGACAAGATCGACAAGCTGCACACCCTCTGGCAGGAGCCTATAGCGTCCTTCCCCGACGCCATCGAAGGGATCAAACCGTCCTACGTGAACGATCAACGAACGAACCTGCTGGATAATCATTATGAGAGCCCGATCAAGTTCGCGAGGAACGCGAGCGTCACGAGCGACAGCGAGAATGATCTAGCCACGCCGACCAGCGAACGTCCGCAGTCCTACATCGACATGGAAGGGAAAAAGTTCCTGGAGTCGGAGAATCTGCTGGTGCCTACCGCCGTGAACGACCGTAAAAGCAAAGGCAAAGAAAACTGA